In one window of Gorilla gorilla gorilla isolate KB3781 chromosome 2, NHGRI_mGorGor1-v2.1_pri, whole genome shotgun sequence DNA:
- the EIF2A gene encoding eukaryotic translation initiation factor 2A, with product MAPSTPLLTVRGSEGLYMVNGPPHFTESTVFPRESGKNCKVYTFSKDGTLFAWGNGEKVNIISVTNKGLLHSFDLPKAVCLEFSPKNTVLATWQPYTTSKDGTAGIPNLQLYDVKTGTCLKSFIQKKMQNWCPSWSEDETLCARNVNNEVHFFENNNFNTIANKLHLQKINDFVLSPGPQPYKVAVYVPGSKGAPSFVRLYQYPNFAGPHAALANKSFFKADKVTMLWNKKATAVLVIASTDVDKTGASYYGEQTLHYIATNGESAVVQLPKNGPIYDVVWNSSSTEFCAVYGFMPAKATIFNLKCDPVFDFGTGPRNAAYYSPHGHILVLAGFGNLRGQMEVWDVKNYKLISKPVASDSTYFAWCPDGEHILTATCAPRLRVNNGYKIWHYTGSILHKYDVPSNAELWQVSWQPFLDGIFPAKTITYQAVPSEVPNEEPKVATAYRPPALRNKPITNSKLHEEEPPQNMKPQSGNDKPLSKTALKNQRKHEAKKAAKQEARSDKSPDLAPTPAPQSTPRNTVSQSISGDPEIDKKIKNLKKKLKAIEQLKEQAATGKQLEKNQLEKIQKETALLQELEDLELGI from the exons ATGGCGCCGTCCACGCCGCTCTTGACAG tCCGAGGATCAGAAGGACTGTACATGGTGAATGGACCACCACATTTTACAgaaagcacagtgtttccaag gGAATCTGGGAAGAATTGCAAAGTCTATACCTTTAGTAAGGATGGGACCTTGTTTGCCTGGGGCAATGGAGAAAA AGTAAATATCATCAGTGTCACTAACAAGGGACTACTGCACtccttcgacctcccaaaggcAGTTTGCCTTGAATTCTCACCCAAAAATACTGTCCTGGCAACGTGGCAGCCTTATACTA CTTCTAAAGATGGCACAGCTGGGATACCCAACCTACAACTTTATGATGTGAAAACTGGGACATGTTTGAAATCTTTCatccagaaaaaaatgcaaaattg GTGTCCATCCTGGTCAGAAGATGAAACTCTTTGTGCCCGCAATGTTAACAATGAAGTTCACTTCTTTGAAAACAACAATTTTA aCACAATTGCAAATAAATTGCATTTgcaaaaaattaatgattttgtATTATCACCTGGACCCCAACCATACAAg GTGGCTGTCTATGTTCCAGGAAGTAAAGGTGCACCTTCATTTGTTAGATTATATCAGTACCCCAACTTTGCTGGACCTCATGCGGCTTTAGCTAATAAAAGTTTCTTTAAGGCAGATAAAGTTACAATGCTGTGGAATAAAAAAG CTACTGCTGTGTTGGTAATAGCTAGCACAGATGTTGACAAGACAGGAGCTTCCTACTATGGAGAACAGACTCTACACTACATTGCAACAAATGGAGAAAGTGCTGTAGTGCAATTAC cAAAAAATGGCCCCATTTATGATGTAGTTTGGAATTCCAGTTCTACTGAGTTTTGTGCTGTATATGGTTTTATGCCTGCCAAAGCGACAATTTTCAACTTGAAATGTGATCCTGTATTTGACTTTGGAACTGGTCCTCGTAATGCAGCCTACTATAGCCCTCATGGACATATATTAGTATTAGCTGGATTTGGAAATCTGAGGGGACAAATGGAAGTGTGGGATGTGAAAAACTACAAACTTATTTCTAAACCAGTGGCTTCTGATTCTACATATTTTGCTTGGTGCCCGGATGGTGAGCATATTTTAACAGCTACATGTGCTCCCAGGTTACGGGTTAATAATGGATACAAAATTTGGCATTATACTGGCTCTATCTTGCACAAGTATGATGTGCCATCAAATGCAGAATTATGGCAGGTTTCTTGGCAGCCATTTTTGGATGGAATATTTCCAGCAAAAACAATAACTTACCAAGCAGTTCCAAGTGAAGTACCCAATGAGGAACCTAAAGTTGCAACAGCTTATAGACCCCCAGCTTTAAGAAATAAACCAATCACCAATTCCAAATTG CATGAAGAGGAACCACCTCAGAATATGAAACCACAATCAGGAAACGATAAGCCATTATCAAAAACAGCTCTTAAAAATCAAAGGAAGCATGAAGCTAAGAAAGCTGCAAAGCAG GAAGCAAGAAGTGACAAGAGTCCAGATTTGGCACCTACTCCTGCCCCACAGAGCACACCACGAAACACTGTCTCTCAGTCAATTTCTGGGGACCCTGAGATagacaaaaaaatcaagaacCTAAAGAAG AAACTGAAAGCAATCGAACAACTGAAAGAACAAGCAGCAACTGGAAAACAGCTAGAAAAAAATCAG TTGGAGAAAATTCAGAAAGAAACAGCCCTTCTCCAGGAGCTGGAAGATTTGGAATTGGGTATTTAA